The Haloplanus salinarum genome includes a region encoding these proteins:
- a CDS encoding universal stress protein, with protein MYEDILLPFDGSDGAAEALHHAAEIAHWADATIHVLFVADTRRDSVTVVETEVVDALVQEGEDIVEEAEKTLTTLGVDYDSDVVQGHPAPTIVEYAEQYEYDVIVMPTHGREGVSRYLLGSVTEKVVRLSSIPVLTARMQPDEQLVFPYENILIPTDGSAGASHAAEHGLSLAAALDATVHVLSVVDETSLGLDVRSTISGGEREQAATDAVDDLVSEAETHGVSNSVRHVEHGSPIEVILDTIDSNGIHAVVMGTTGGRGSDRILLGSVAEKTVRSAPVPVITVGQGE; from the coding sequence ATGTACGAGGACATTCTGCTCCCGTTCGATGGAAGCGATGGGGCTGCGGAGGCATTACATCACGCGGCTGAGATCGCACACTGGGCCGACGCCACGATCCACGTTCTGTTCGTCGCGGATACGAGACGCGATAGTGTCACGGTCGTCGAAACCGAGGTTGTTGACGCCCTCGTCCAAGAAGGTGAGGACATCGTTGAGGAAGCAGAAAAGACACTGACCACACTCGGTGTCGACTACGATTCCGACGTCGTCCAGGGACATCCAGCGCCGACAATCGTCGAGTACGCCGAGCAATACGAGTACGACGTGATCGTGATGCCAACCCACGGTCGGGAGGGAGTGTCACGATACCTTCTCGGGAGCGTCACGGAGAAGGTCGTCCGTCTGTCTTCGATCCCGGTCCTCACAGCGCGGATGCAGCCAGACGAACAATTGGTGTTCCCCTACGAGAACATCCTCATACCGACCGACGGAAGTGCTGGTGCGTCCCATGCTGCCGAGCATGGCCTCTCCCTTGCAGCGGCGCTCGATGCGACTGTTCACGTCCTGTCTGTCGTCGACGAGACGTCGCTAGGTCTGGACGTTCGCTCAACGATTTCGGGAGGGGAACGTGAACAGGCAGCGACCGACGCCGTTGACGACCTCGTGTCGGAGGCAGAGACACACGGCGTTTCGAATAGTGTCCGGCACGTCGAACACGGGTCCCCGATCGAGGTGATACTCGATACCATCGACTCGAACGGTATCCACGCCGTCGTGATGGGAACGACAGGGGGACGCGGGAGTGATCGAATCCTTCTCGGGAGCGTCGCCGAGAAGACCGTCCGCTCTGCACCAGTCCCCGTCATCACGGTTGGACAAGGGGAGTAG
- a CDS encoding universal stress protein: MYDQILFPTDGSEPAESVLEYALQIASEHEATTHVLNVVDTSQDSPPRVQEGVSDALEQDGTEIVNEAAQRATEYGIDVVSEVLHGDPYEAIVEYSTQSAIELIVMPTHGRRGLQRFLLGSVTERVINTADIPVIAVNPGTQPLTYPCQELLVPTDGSRGSELAVSEGVALANATGATLHILHVVETGSLGPDARSLVKDEELTTRADEIIAAAIETAEAATVDSVESEIEFGVPSKEIRNYIDAHDIDFAILGTHGKTDFSRYMMGGVSAKIVRTSPVPVMWVREPDSSGG; this comes from the coding sequence ATGTACGACCAGATTCTCTTTCCCACAGATGGGAGCGAGCCAGCAGAATCGGTCCTCGAGTACGCCCTCCAGATAGCCTCCGAGCACGAGGCAACGACCCACGTCCTCAATGTCGTAGACACCAGCCAAGACAGCCCTCCCAGAGTACAAGAGGGTGTGAGTGACGCTCTGGAGCAGGACGGAACTGAGATCGTGAACGAAGCAGCACAGCGCGCGACAGAATACGGTATCGACGTGGTCTCGGAGGTACTCCACGGTGACCCCTACGAGGCGATTGTCGAGTATAGTACGCAGTCAGCCATCGAGTTGATCGTGATGCCGACCCACGGACGGCGTGGATTGCAGCGGTTTCTGCTGGGAAGCGTTACAGAGCGCGTTATCAACACCGCAGACATCCCCGTAATTGCAGTCAACCCCGGGACCCAACCGCTCACCTATCCGTGCCAGGAGCTTCTGGTTCCGACGGACGGCAGCCGTGGTTCGGAACTCGCAGTATCCGAAGGGGTCGCCCTCGCAAACGCAACTGGTGCCACGCTTCACATACTCCACGTTGTCGAGACTGGAAGCCTCGGTCCGGATGCTCGCTCTCTGGTGAAAGATGAGGAACTCACCACCCGAGCGGATGAGATCATCGCAGCCGCCATCGAGACCGCAGAGGCGGCGACGGTCGATAGCGTCGAGAGTGAAATCGAATTCGGTGTCCCGTCGAAAGAAATCCGGAACTACATCGATGCCCACGATATCGACTTTGCGATCCTCGGCACACACGGTAAGACTGATTTCAGCCGATACATGATGGGCGGGGTAAGTGCGAAAATCGTCCGAACGTCGCCAGTTCCGGTGATGTGGGTTCGAGAGCCGGACTCGAGTGGTGGGTGA
- a CDS encoding DUF7521 family protein encodes MFDITLQSIDLETLRVVRQASEAIIFLFGLAISYIAYTAYRQNQSRPMLFIAVGFVLVLFVPGAVAVVLFLLLGVPSPVVNSVNQFFELAGLGLILYGLWVPRRD; translated from the coding sequence ATGTTCGACATAACGCTCCAGTCGATCGATCTCGAAACACTACGAGTCGTTCGCCAGGCCAGCGAGGCAATCATCTTTCTCTTTGGGCTGGCGATTAGCTACATCGCCTACACGGCATACCGACAAAACCAGAGTCGTCCGATGCTGTTCATCGCGGTTGGGTTCGTTCTGGTGCTGTTCGTTCCGGGCGCTGTGGCGGTTGTCCTGTTTCTGTTGCTGGGCGTGCCCAGTCCAGTCGTCAACAGCGTCAACCAGTTCTTCGAGCTCGCGGGCCTCGGACTGATCCTCTACGGATTGTGGGTGCCACGGCGGGACTGA
- a CDS encoding transposase, with protein sequence MSPTLASRGNVFRQMAQRSHVTWPAYDSTPLYDRTSLAGLESDIRTVSETWFAHGMHDSVEEFVCALPLAYFRFSIHDRYAGSTRYRMDILFRVFVLKELHGWEHETALVGYFGTRPELCEQLGFETIPDQSTLWRSWHERFTTDLRETVVTAARTILVKAQNAGVETPREPARTLRYPGSESGESNPDDQTTLEQAEKITDHVSRVVFPAFSLDRGDGCEIHENAYWDLQTYLGLRERLAANEGARSFVYESTRGRTPLGHAHREHIRDLSVSGIRKMYRQAVNRLLNEVAETEQFFRAGIVAIDITEADPFTGDRTGYEDEIIGTKEKTDEYAYQWATIQLVGNAVPIVLDVRPVQKGESRLEIVKDLLDSAEEMVHVDNVLMDREFDSQHVLEMLSQRGLSYVVPKRMQTSEKAQAKRLLQRDQDRYETDRKLHLGKNEWHETTLIYRRKEDSEHDDHRQYSVFMTNRGSGHLTEYGYRWEIESGYRSIKRFMAATTSKDFGLRFFYFAFACLLYSIWRAVDLLVQAELTGGYEHSPVITADNTLTLLKKETGIG encoded by the coding sequence ATGTCTCCAACGCTTGCTTCACGTGGTAATGTTTTTCGACAGATGGCCCAGCGCTCGCACGTTACCTGGCCAGCATATGATTCGACACCGCTGTACGATCGAACGTCGCTGGCGGGACTGGAATCAGATATCCGGACAGTCTCAGAAACGTGGTTCGCCCACGGGATGCATGATTCAGTTGAGGAGTTCGTCTGTGCACTCCCCTTGGCCTACTTCCGGTTCAGCATCCACGACCGGTATGCGGGGTCAACACGCTACCGGATGGACATCCTCTTTCGGGTGTTCGTACTGAAAGAACTCCACGGATGGGAGCACGAAACCGCACTCGTCGGCTACTTCGGGACTCGTCCTGAACTCTGCGAGCAATTAGGTTTCGAGACGATCCCGGACCAGTCAACACTGTGGCGAAGCTGGCACGAGCGGTTCACCACTGACCTCAGGGAGACAGTCGTGACGGCGGCTCGAACGATCCTCGTCAAAGCCCAGAATGCGGGTGTCGAGACTCCGCGTGAACCGGCACGAACGCTCCGATACCCCGGGAGCGAGTCTGGTGAGTCAAACCCGGACGATCAGACTACTTTGGAGCAGGCAGAGAAGATTACCGACCACGTCAGCCGCGTCGTCTTCCCGGCATTTTCGCTGGATCGTGGGGACGGCTGCGAGATCCACGAGAACGCCTACTGGGACTTACAGACGTACCTGGGGCTTCGCGAGAGATTGGCCGCTAATGAAGGGGCTCGCAGTTTCGTCTACGAATCGACTCGGGGTCGGACGCCGTTGGGCCACGCCCACCGAGAGCATATTCGTGATCTTTCAGTATCAGGGATCCGCAAGATGTACCGACAGGCCGTCAACAGGCTCCTGAACGAAGTCGCGGAGACGGAGCAATTCTTTCGAGCTGGCATCGTCGCTATTGACATCACCGAAGCTGACCCGTTCACCGGTGATAGAACGGGCTATGAAGACGAGATCATTGGCACGAAAGAGAAGACCGACGAGTACGCCTACCAGTGGGCTACCATCCAGTTAGTTGGTAATGCAGTTCCGATTGTACTGGACGTGCGGCCAGTTCAGAAGGGAGAGTCCCGCCTAGAAATCGTCAAGGACCTCTTGGATTCTGCTGAGGAGATGGTACACGTCGATAACGTGCTGATGGATCGGGAGTTCGACAGTCAACACGTCCTAGAGATGCTCAGCCAGCGTGGCTTGTCGTATGTCGTGCCCAAGCGGATGCAGACCAGCGAGAAAGCCCAGGCGAAGCGATTGCTCCAGCGGGACCAGGATCGGTACGAGACTGACCGCAAACTACATCTCGGGAAGAATGAGTGGCACGAGACGACGCTAATCTATCGTCGAAAAGAAGACTCAGAGCACGACGACCATCGACAATATTCGGTGTTCATGACGAATCGGGGGAGCGGACACCTCACGGAGTACGGCTACAGGTGGGAAATCGAGAGCGGCTATCGGTCGATCAAGCGGTTCATGGCGGCGACGACATCGAAGGACTTCGGGTTGCGGTTCTTTTACTTCGCGTTTGCGTGTCTGCTGTACTCGATCTGGCGCGCTGTCGATCTCCTCGTCCAAGCCGAATTGACTGGCGGGTATGAGCACTCACCGGTGATTACAGCGGACAACACGCTGACGCTGCTGAAGAAGGAAACTGGAATCGGGTAG
- a CDS encoding CPBP family intramembrane glutamic endopeptidase yields the protein MATTTAMPVGPDVPLDDSQALHQSVAFFALTLGVSWALWVPLAFQDTLGLTIPDELGILPIVIGGFGPAIAAVIMTWRGEGTVRALLKRVLDWRQHPKWYLVSLFLTPAMIPVGSALYAASGGVLDLSVLVQRLPMYPIQFVFVLFLGGGQEELGWRGFALPRLQAAYGGTVASLVIGVIWAVWHLPVFAIPASSQYGQAFLPYAVGVLGFSVLLTWLFNGTGGSVLLAMLFHASLNASSTLYPIPVDVLRSSGFPDIVMLGMALATWVVALVVLSRDGRSLDPRRDAETTTTPP from the coding sequence ATGGCAACGACAACTGCCATGCCCGTCGGTCCCGACGTACCGCTCGACGACAGCCAGGCCCTCCACCAGTCAGTCGCGTTTTTCGCGCTGACGCTCGGCGTCTCCTGGGCGCTTTGGGTCCCGCTGGCGTTTCAGGACACACTCGGTCTCACGATTCCTGATGAACTCGGCATTCTCCCGATAGTGATCGGCGGCTTCGGCCCAGCTATCGCGGCTGTCATCATGACGTGGCGCGGTGAGGGCACCGTGCGTGCCCTCCTGAAGAGAGTCCTCGACTGGCGACAGCATCCCAAGTGGTATCTCGTCTCGCTCTTTCTCACGCCTGCGATGATCCCGGTCGGGTCGGCACTGTATGCGGCCAGCGGCGGCGTGCTGGACCTTTCGGTACTCGTCCAGCGACTCCCGATGTATCCGATCCAGTTCGTCTTCGTCCTGTTTCTTGGCGGCGGACAGGAGGAACTCGGCTGGCGTGGATTCGCTCTCCCGCGGTTGCAGGCGGCCTACGGTGGGACCGTGGCGAGCCTGGTCATCGGCGTCATCTGGGCTGTCTGGCACCTGCCGGTCTTTGCCATCCCGGCCTCTTCGCAGTACGGCCAGGCGTTTTTGCCCTACGCCGTCGGCGTTCTCGGGTTCAGCGTCCTGCTGACGTGGCTGTTCAACGGCACCGGCGGCAGTGTCCTGCTCGCGATGTTGTTCCACGCCAGCCTCAACGCCTCCAGTACACTGTACCCGATCCCCGTCGATGTCCTCCGGTCGAGCGGCTTCCCCGACATCGTGATGCTTGGTATGGCCCTCGCAACGTGGGTTGTCGCGCTCGTTGTCCTCTCCCGCGACGGACGCTCGCTCGACCCCCGCCGGGATGCCGAGACCACTACAACCCCACCGTAG
- a CDS encoding CopG family ribbon-helix-helix protein, with translation MRTSFNIPDTVVDEFDQVWQDEGLDNRSRAVREAMQEYIESHSRLEDLSEDVIALVAFDYRHHEVIGELHGVQHDYQDVILNTSHTHQGEWCLESLFCQGTGERVRELTYRLRDFDGVNRVKIMVIRDN, from the coding sequence ATGCGAACGAGTTTCAATATCCCCGATACAGTGGTCGACGAGTTCGATCAGGTCTGGCAGGATGAGGGATTGGACAACCGATCCCGGGCCGTCCGTGAAGCGATGCAAGAGTACATCGAGTCGCATTCCCGACTCGAAGACCTCAGCGAGGACGTTATCGCGCTCGTCGCCTTTGACTACCGCCATCACGAGGTGATTGGGGAACTCCACGGTGTCCAGCACGACTATCAGGACGTGATTCTCAACACGAGTCACACACATCAGGGGGAGTGGTGTCTTGAGTCCTTATTCTGCCAGGGAACCGGCGAACGCGTTCGGGAACTGACCTACCGCCTTCGTGACTTCGACGGCGTGAATCGGGTGAAAATTATGGTGATTCGAGATAACTGA
- a CDS encoding ArsR/SmtB family transcription factor produces the protein MSDVRDPEALADLLGDECARTILVEAKKEPRSAAELSDCAGVSEPTVYRRLERLREYDLVTEDIHPVTDGKNYKLYRTELEGIELDLSEDGFEITISRRKQMADRFTQFVEGT, from the coding sequence GTGTCCGACGTGCGAGATCCCGAAGCGCTCGCAGACCTGCTCGGTGACGAGTGTGCGCGCACGATTCTCGTCGAGGCAAAAAAGGAGCCCCGCTCGGCGGCAGAGCTCAGCGACTGCGCTGGGGTTTCGGAACCGACGGTCTACCGGCGACTCGAACGACTCCGCGAGTACGACCTCGTTACTGAAGACATCCATCCAGTCACCGATGGGAAGAATTACAAGCTTTATCGGACAGAACTCGAAGGCATCGAACTCGACCTCAGCGAGGACGGCTTCGAGATCACTATCTCGCGTCGTAAACAGATGGCTGATCGCTTCACCCAGTTCGTAGAGGGAACCTGA
- a CDS encoding amphi-Trp domain-containing protein, with protein MGELETEAEKTRSEIASYLRELAEQLDGDDAVTLELGGQQVQLDPTNPVTFKLEGESDWSEGDTEAKQSIEFELVWWREAQTAEEGALDITTEGQ; from the coding sequence ATGGGAGAACTCGAAACTGAAGCCGAGAAAACGCGGTCCGAAATTGCATCGTACCTCCGCGAACTCGCCGAGCAACTCGACGGCGACGACGCTGTGACGCTCGAACTCGGTGGGCAGCAGGTCCAGTTGGACCCGACGAACCCGGTGACGTTCAAACTGGAAGGCGAGTCGGACTGGTCCGAAGGGGACACCGAGGCAAAACAGAGCATCGAGTTCGAGCTCGTCTGGTGGCGTGAGGCCCAGACGGCAGAAGAAGGGGCGTTGGATATCACTACCGAGGGTCAGTAA